One window from the genome of Podospora pseudocomata strain CBS 415.72m chromosome 6, whole genome shotgun sequence encodes:
- a CDS encoding hypothetical protein (COG:S; EggNog:ENOG503P99N) has product MVANVGTPRPSSIYPSTIPSSTAIPYQEPFAAAPPENYMMQGNPTNTGAPPEKPLVPSSTADWEAKKDVIRQLYMDENRILNEVIDIMHRVHRFKATARMYKGQFHKWEWSKYNTRKGRSQNALMPAQSRATKKRAHDADNTVSSETAAAHLDFDLPTVHSTGSQAVMARVGNAMNTPLLHQNSDFRNVEFSLDAYKALINIWSPGDKPWKSSIPSPPTAPAGTILQQVQQALALFDRGQNAGGIRILDSVNERIASALTITASSSSSAACGENKTGTEITTTTTATTATTASIPIEIIWDCFLAVPQLILTANRPELLSLFMDYLARYANITLSSGHPLTKISCHLAALTRAFSIHRQQKNNHPQTSQEEALNMLKMYVSESWTLWLDLITETRGPKDHVTIHLRRGYAVLMEEDGDSPGRGSSRLLTDFTSSLDESIQIRGEEATTARVLELEELLAKMYMPLFTPKKLAHAEKMLKDVITKVVTRLGKGGTRADTEMGYNDRFLLFIVKHFLARIADHEGNLEAGRKWRRESLETEKNDLFWRQTSQMVEEGLRADGREEEAEEIKREMEEVMPKEE; this is encoded by the exons ATGGTTGCTAACGTCGGGACCCCTCGACCAAGCTCAATATATCCATCAACAATTCCAAGCTCCACGGCCATCCCATACCAAGAACCGTTCGCGGCTGCACCGCCGGAGAATTACATGATGCAAGGGAATCCAACAAATACAGGTGCTCCGCCGGAGAAACCGTTGGTCCCGAGCAGCACTGCAGATTGGGAAGCCAAAAAGGATGTCATCAGGCAGCTGTACATGGACGAAAATCGCATTTTGAACGAGGTCATCGATATTATGCACCGCGTTCACAGGTTCAAGGCAAC AGCGAGAATGTACAAAGGCCAGTTCCACAAGTGGGAGTGGTCAAAGTACAACACCAGAAAGGGACGAAGCCAGAACGCCTTGATGCCCGCTCAGTCCAGGGCAACGAAGAAGCGAGCACACGACGCCGACAACACCGTCAGTAGTGAGACGGCAGCAGCTCACCTTGACTTTGATCTTCCAACTGTCCATTCAACTGGGAGCCAAGCTGTGATGGCAAGAGTTGGAAATGCGATGAACACGCCGCTCTTGCATCAAAACTCCGACTTTCGCAATGTTGAATTCTCTCTCGATGCGTACAAGGCGCTGATCAATATTTGGTCCCCCGGTGACAAGCCATGGAAGTCTTCGATTCCGTCACCTCCCACCGCGCCTGCCGGAACCATACTTCAACAAGTTCAGCAAGCGCTAGCTTTGTTTGACCGGGGGCAGAATGCAGGAGGAATCCGAATCCTGGACTCGGTCAATGAAAGAATAGCCTCTGCTCTCACAATCAccgcatcctcttcttcttcggcagcCTGTGGTGAAAACAAGACCGGCACcgagatcaccaccaccaccactgccaccaccgccaccactgCAAGCATCCCCATCGAAATCATATGGGACTGTTTTCTTGCCGTCCCCCAGCTGATCCTCACCGCCAACCGGCCCGAGCTACTAAGTCTCTTCATGGACTACCTCGCCCGCTACGCCAACATCACCCTGTCGTCGGGGCACCCCCTTACCAAAATCTCATGCCATCTCGCCGCCTTGACCCGTGCGTTTTccatccaccgccagcaAAAGAACAATCACCCCCAAAccagccaagaagaagccctcaACATGCTCAAAATGTATGTCTCCGAGTCCTGGACCCTCTGGCTCGACCTCATCACCGAGACACGCGGGCCGAAAGACCATgtcaccatccacctccgccgCGGGTACGCAGTGCTCATGGAGGAAGACGGCGATTCCCCGGGACGAGGAAGCTCAAGGTTACTTACCGATTTTACGTCCAGTCTGGACGAGTCGATCCAGATCCgcggggaggaggccacCACTGCACGGGTGCtagagttggaggagttaCTGGCCAAGATGTACATGCCACTTTTTACGCCAAAGAAGCTGGCCCACGCGGAGAAGATGCTCAAGGATGTGATCACAAAGGTGGTGACGAGgctggggaaaggggggacgAGGGCGGACACAGAAATGGGGTACAATGACCGGTTTTTACTCTTCATTGTCAAGCACTTCTTGGCAAGGATAGCGGATCATGAAGGGAATTTGGAAGCTGGGcggaagtggaggagggaaagcTTGGAGACGGAGAAGAACGATTTGTTTTGGAGGCAGACGTCccagatggtggaggagggcttgaGGGCGgatggaagggaggaggaggcggaagagattaagcgggagatggaggaagTGATGCCCAAAGAGGAGTAG
- a CDS encoding hypothetical protein (EggNog:ENOG503P4H5), with the protein MSEPDLSKIARDAERDLNTYQSKTGSSRRGLDDSGVTDTSANKMFSGSTVKTGDDFVTSKSYNRRIPGDEGGDVDDKGHWVHGRAYEGEGGPEDKTAHIYQHNPGGIDEATVRKWGKDPVELERATLRKDRPDLLPSEEALGGRANEPAHQGDVSEQGRLASKANLGRDEEDKRELPSQGSGGSRYKAAYYETPESVPDQGADMGVIPPKSSTGRSRNI; encoded by the exons ATGTCCGAGCCCGACTTGTCCAAGATCGCCCGCGATGCCGAGCGGGACCTGAACACGTATCAGTCCAAGACCGGCTCCTCCAGGCGAGGACTGGATGACTCTGGTGTCACTGACACGTCGGCTAACAAGATGTTTTCCGGCTCGACTGTCAAGACGGGGGACGACTTTGTCACCAGCAAGAGCTACAACCGTCGCATTCCGGGTGATGAAGGAGGTGATGTGGACGACAAGGGACA CTGGGTGCATGGCCGGGCGTAtgagggtgaaggtggtCCAGAAGACAAGACAGCTCACATCTATCAGCACAATCCGGGCGGGATTGACGAGGCAACAGTGAGGAAGTGGGGCAAGGATCCGGTCGAGCTGGAAAGGGCTACACTCCGGAAGGACAGGCCTGATTTGCTCCCTTCCGAGGAAGCACTCGGCGGGAGAGCTAACGAGCCGGCTCACCAGGGCGACGTTTCCGAACAAGGTAGACTGGCGTCCAAGGCCAATTTGGGacgggatgaggaggacaagagagAGCTGCCGAGCCAAGGGTCAGGTGGTTCCCGCTACAAGGCGGCCTACTATGAGACACCCGAGAGTGTGCCCGATCAAGGAGCTGATATGGGTGTGATTCCGCCCAAGTCCTCAACGGGAAGATCACGCAACATCTAG
- the FSH3 gene encoding Family of serine hydrolases 3 (EggNog:ENOG503NX5C; COG:E), producing MPSQSRWPSEKTGWTPPPQLTAFIHMLSFHTWRFVASRSQSRIHSFQVVRFFSTSQRSLFCSTTMAETQSGTQTPISGASTPVPRGKAVNNKPPKKEVKILMLHGYTQSGPLFRAKTRAVEKLLVKALAPRNLIPSLIYPTAPNRLYPRDIPGYQPSSDNEGREDEEIDSWAWFRKDEATGSYRLVQQGMLQLASAIEETGGGIEGVIGFSQGGCVASILAAALERFRQPAVEHKEWVESIRAANGGQPLKFWVSYSGFWAVDQDLSAWLYQPKVKTPSLHYFGGLDTVVDESRSQGLVERSEGAVKVVHPGGHYVPVSKEWVVPLAGFVLQSLTEAPREDEEKL from the exons ATGCCGAGCCAATCCCGCTGGCCCTCCGAGAAGACTGGAtggacgccgccgccgcagttGACAGCTTTTATTCACATGCTGTCATTTCACACCTGGAGATTTGTCGCCAGCAGGTCGCAATCTCGGATCCATTCCTTTCAAGTTGTGCGTTTCTTCAGCACTAGTCAGAGAAGTCTCTTTTGCAGcaccaccatggccgagACACAAAGCGGCACGCAGACTCCCATCTCCGGGGCTTCCACGCCAGTTCCCAGGGGCAAGGccgtcaacaacaagccaccAAAGAAGGAAGTCAAAATATTGATGCTTCATG GCTACACTCAATCTGGTCCCCTCTTTCGCGCCAAAACCCGCGCGGTGGAAAAGCTCCTCGTCAAGGCTCTGGCTCCCCGAAATCTCATCCCTTCTCTCATCTACCCCACTGCCCCCAACCGGCTGTACCCCCGCGACATCCCGGGGTATCAGCCGTCATCCGACAACGAAGGCagagaggacgaggagataGACTCTTGGGCTTGGTTCCGCAAAGACGAAGCTACTGGGTCGTATCGTCTTGTCCAGCAGGGAATGTTACAGCTCGCCTCCGCTATCGAAGAGACCGGCGGCGGTATCGAAGGTGTGATTGGGTTCAGTCAGGGGGGTTGTGTAGCTTCCATTCTTGCTGCCGCGTTGGAACGGTTCAGGCAGCCGGCTGTGGAGCACAAGGAGTGGGTGGAAAGTATACGGGCCGCAAACGGCGGACAGCCGCTCAAGTTTTGGGTGTCGTACTCTGGGTTCTGGGCTGTGGACCAGGACCTGAGCGCGTGGCTTTATCAGCCAAAGGTGAAGACGCCGAGCTTGCACTATTTTGGTGGTCTGGATAcagtggtggatgagagCAGGAGTCAGGGGCTGGTGGAAAGGTCGGAGGGGGCAGTCAAGGTGGTCCATCCGGGCGGGCATTATGTGCCCGTGAGCAAAGAGTGGGTGGTGCCGCTGGCTGGATTTGTGCTACAGTCTCTAACGGAGGCCCCTcgtgaggacgaggagaagctgtGA
- the ATP18 gene encoding atp18 subunit J of the mitochondrial F1F0 ATP synthase (COG:S; EggNog:ENOG503P8G9), producing the protein MSWLGVAPFKKFPTPVLRPMAPFFAAAVVIAYGVNSAQTAMMNSDEFKNDPRNPNAKASH; encoded by the exons ATGTCTTGGCTCGGAGTTGCCCCCTTCAAGAAGTTCCCGACGCCCGTGT TGCGTCCCATGGCTCCCTTCTTCGCTGCCG CCGTGGTCATTGCCTATGGCGTCAACTCGGCCCAGACTGCCATGATGAACA GCGACGAGTTCAAGAACGACCCCCGCAACCCCAACGCCAAGGCTTCCCATTAA